From a single Paenibacillus sp. FSL W8-0426 genomic region:
- the thiD gene encoding bifunctional hydroxymethylpyrimidine kinase/phosphomethylpyrimidine kinase — MTIPKTLTIAGSDTSGGAGIQADLKTFQELGVYGMTVLTTVVAMEPETWDHQVFPVELNVVEAQLRTVLDGIGFDAMKTGMLGSVDIIELVAKHVRRSGLPQIVIDPVMVCKGTDEVLQPENTEAMIEFLLPGADLVTPNLFEASQLAKSGPIRSKEKMEEAAAAIHDHGAKHVLIKDRGVINPGKAMDLLYDGKNYEWFEADVVGSGYTHGAGCTTSAAITAGLARGLSVKDAVREGKAFVTKAIAGGFPLNRFVGPTLHMAHRLDKQNG; from the coding sequence ATGACAATTCCAAAAACATTGACTATTGCCGGCTCGGATACGAGCGGAGGTGCAGGAATACAAGCTGATTTAAAAACATTCCAGGAGCTTGGCGTTTACGGCATGACCGTGCTGACGACGGTTGTAGCTATGGAACCCGAGACATGGGATCACCAGGTTTTCCCGGTGGAGCTGAATGTGGTGGAAGCGCAGCTTCGCACGGTCCTGGACGGCATCGGCTTTGATGCCATGAAAACGGGCATGCTCGGTTCCGTCGATATTATCGAGCTTGTGGCCAAACACGTTCGCCGCAGCGGTTTGCCGCAGATCGTCATTGATCCTGTTATGGTGTGCAAAGGCACGGATGAAGTGCTGCAACCCGAAAATACGGAAGCCATGATCGAATTTTTGCTGCCTGGCGCCGATCTGGTGACGCCGAACCTGTTCGAAGCTTCGCAATTGGCCAAGAGTGGTCCGATCCGTTCCAAAGAGAAAATGGAGGAGGCTGCCGCCGCCATTCACGATCACGGAGCAAAGCACGTCCTGATTAAGGACAGAGGCGTGATCAATCCGGGAAAAGCGATGGACCTTCTCTATGACGGTAAAAACTACGAATGGTTTGAAGCCGACGTCGTGGGCTCCGGTTATACGCATGGCGCGGGCTGCACCACTTCTGCGGCAATAACCGCAGGCCTGGCACGCGGATTGTCCGTGAAGGACGCCGTTCGCGAAGGAAAAGCCTTCGTAACCAAAGCGATTGCCGGAGGATTCCCGCTGAATCGTTTTGTCGGCCCGACGTTGCATATGGCGCACCGTTTGGATAAACAGAACGGATAG
- a CDS encoding DUF420 domain-containing protein: MGKYDQGDPSKKANTPAPTTNKNFAGIIITISILANVIILLLFFAPSIGYKGDINFDITVLPRFNAVFNSFTFIFLLAALIAIIKRNVKLHKRFILAAFSTTLLFLVTYLSFHYLSPETSKYGGEGIIRSIYFFILITHSVLAAIIVPLALFTLVWGWTNQLQKHRKIARWTMPIWLYVSSTGVVVYLMMAPYY, from the coding sequence TTGGGCAAATATGATCAAGGGGACCCGAGCAAGAAGGCCAATACCCCGGCCCCGACAACGAACAAAAACTTTGCAGGCATCATTATCACGATTTCCATTCTTGCCAATGTCATTATTTTATTGCTGTTTTTTGCGCCGTCGATCGGTTACAAGGGTGACATCAACTTCGATATTACGGTGCTGCCGCGCTTCAATGCGGTGTTTAACAGTTTCACCTTCATTTTCTTGCTTGCGGCGCTGATCGCCATCATCAAGCGGAACGTGAAGCTGCACAAACGTTTTATTCTGGCCGCGTTTTCGACCACGTTATTATTCCTGGTGACGTATCTGAGCTTCCACTATCTCTCTCCAGAGACGTCCAAATATGGTGGAGAGGGTATCATTCGTTCCATTTATTTCTTCATTCTGATCACGCACAGCGTCCTTGCGGCCATTATCGTTCCGCTTGCACTCTTTACGCTGGTGTGGGGCTGGACGAACCAATTGCAGAAGCACCGCAAAATTGCCCGTTGGACGATGCCGATCTGGCTGTACGTCAGTTCCACGGGAGTCGTTGTTTACCTGATGATGGCACCTTACTATTGA
- a CDS encoding cation:proton antiporter produces MEFILVLALILIFTKLAGDLSVRLGQPSVLGKLIVGVILGPALLGWVENSDFIHYMAEIGVLLLMFIAGLETDLEQLKKNWKAAFAVAVGGVILPFIGGYGSALAFGMTQAHALFFGLLFCATSVSISVQTLKDMNQLGSREGTTILGAAVVDDVLVVVLLAVMMSLLGTGTGAEEVSIALLIGKKLLFFVVVIAASVFLVPRVMKWMAPLRVTETVITAGLIICFGFSYFAEWMGVAGIIGAFAAGIAISQTGFKQEVEHKIEPIAYSIFVPVFFVSIGLNVTFEGVGSQIGLIVVISLVAIVTKLLGGGAGALLTGFDRKSALAIGSGMISRGEVALIIASTGLASGLLDSQYFTSVVIMVIVTTLVTPPLLKLTFARKIGTDRIEEDVKQSGVHG; encoded by the coding sequence ATGGAATTCATTTTGGTATTGGCCCTTATTTTAATATTCACCAAACTTGCCGGCGATTTATCGGTGCGTCTTGGCCAGCCCTCTGTGTTGGGAAAATTGATCGTTGGCGTGATTCTTGGGCCTGCATTGCTTGGCTGGGTAGAGAACAGCGATTTCATTCATTACATGGCCGAAATCGGCGTTCTGCTGCTGATGTTCATTGCCGGTCTTGAAACAGACCTCGAACAGCTGAAGAAAAACTGGAAGGCCGCCTTTGCCGTTGCGGTTGGAGGCGTGATCCTTCCGTTCATCGGAGGTTATGGCTCCGCTCTTGCTTTCGGCATGACGCAAGCGCATGCCTTGTTCTTCGGCTTGCTCTTCTGCGCCACGTCGGTCAGCATTTCGGTGCAAACGTTGAAGGATATGAATCAGCTCGGCTCTCGCGAAGGAACGACGATACTCGGTGCGGCCGTGGTGGACGATGTGCTTGTTGTTGTTTTGCTTGCCGTCATGATGAGCCTATTGGGGACTGGGACAGGTGCCGAAGAGGTATCCATCGCGTTATTGATCGGCAAAAAGCTTTTGTTTTTCGTGGTGGTCATCGCCGCAAGCGTCTTCCTTGTCCCGCGCGTCATGAAATGGATGGCGCCGCTGCGCGTCACCGAAACCGTCATTACGGCAGGTTTGATTATTTGTTTCGGTTTTTCTTACTTTGCCGAATGGATGGGCGTAGCCGGAATCATCGGTGCATTTGCGGCAGGTATTGCCATCTCGCAAACCGGCTTCAAACAAGAGGTAGAGCATAAAATCGAGCCCATTGCCTACAGTATCTTCGTGCCCGTATTCTTTGTCAGCATTGGGCTTAACGTTACTTTTGAAGGTGTAGGTTCACAAATCGGCCTGATCGTCGTCATCAGCCTCGTCGCCATCGTCACGAAGCTGCTCGGGGGCGGTGCAGGCGCCTTATTAACCGGATTCGATCGGAAGTCGGCGCTGGCCATCGGTTCAGGCATGATTTCCCGGGGAGAGGTTGCCCTGATTATCGCATCGACGGGGCTTGCCTCCGGACTGCTGGACAGCCAGTATTTCACAAGCGTCGTCATTATGGTGATTGTGACCACTCTGGTAACTCCGCCGCTGTTGAAATTGACGTTTGCGAGGAAAATAGGGACGGATCGGATTGAAGAAGACGTTAAACAGTCCGGTGTTCACGGATAA
- a CDS encoding ABC transporter permease, translated as MLKLISLEWRKHRFSRNFMYAAIANSIILAFLIMIGIVDWGAEDYAFSTHAVSFILIDTFSRAVYIVFAGALLSRMIISEYKNKTMSVMFTYPIKRHKLIAAKLIIVFAFTFAMILFTDLLMGAALMTVNHYYPFIGDSVTMEEIGLLLVKYTISSLSAAAMALIPLFFGMRKHSATSTIVASVLLVFVVCSGVNGPSVSINTIIVIPVALGLVGLWIASMSMHRLEMKDVH; from the coding sequence TTGCTTAAATTGATTTCACTGGAATGGCGCAAACATCGGTTCTCCCGGAACTTTATGTACGCAGCCATTGCGAATTCGATCATTCTCGCTTTTTTAATCATGATTGGAATTGTGGATTGGGGAGCAGAAGACTACGCGTTTTCAACGCATGCTGTTTCCTTCATCCTAATTGATACGTTTTCGAGGGCAGTGTATATCGTTTTTGCGGGGGCTTTGCTGTCCAGGATGATCATCAGTGAATACAAAAATAAAACGATGAGCGTGATGTTTACTTATCCGATTAAACGCCATAAGCTGATTGCCGCCAAATTGATCATCGTTTTTGCCTTCACGTTTGCCATGATCCTGTTTACCGACCTGCTGATGGGGGCTGCCTTGATGACGGTCAATCATTATTATCCATTTATCGGCGACTCGGTAACTATGGAAGAGATCGGTCTGCTGTTGGTAAAATACACAATCAGTTCGCTTTCGGCCGCGGCAATGGCCCTCATTCCTTTATTTTTCGGCATGCGCAAACATTCGGCGACATCGACGATTGTTGCTTCCGTCCTGCTTGTTTTCGTCGTGTGCTCGGGCGTTAACGGTCCTTCCGTATCCATCAATACGATCATCGTGATTCCTGTTGCGCTTGGCCTCGTTGGGCTGTGGATTGCCTCGATGTCCATGCATCGCCTGGAGATGAAGGACGTGCATTGA
- a CDS encoding sensor histidine kinase: protein MIWVVCGFSAVLVLVVAILATKLHQRSRQLTYIHDKVASILNEGSYERVLLFSSDPQIRQILTDVNLLLDHAHRTGARYANQEKEIRHMLSNISHDLKTPLTVVLGYSETLLHRTELTEAERAAMTAKLHDKTQEVLRLILSFFNLAKLESGDVELTMDRVNASELCRLKVLSFYELLTNLEIQVELSIPDEDVFVRANEEALERVLDNLVTNAMKYGADGKVLGLSVDKQENGTVVISVRDQGRGIPEREHDHVFERMYTLEDSRNRLYQGSGLGLTITKRLVERMGGSIGLHSVPYEETVFSVCLQGG from the coding sequence GTGATCTGGGTGGTATGCGGCTTCAGCGCCGTTCTGGTTCTGGTCGTTGCGATCTTGGCGACCAAACTTCATCAACGATCTCGGCAGTTAACCTACATCCACGACAAAGTGGCATCCATTCTTAACGAAGGCAGTTACGAGAGGGTGCTGCTGTTCAGCAGCGACCCTCAGATCAGGCAAATTCTGACCGACGTCAACTTGCTGCTGGACCACGCACACCGGACAGGCGCGCGTTATGCCAATCAGGAAAAGGAAATACGCCATATGCTCTCCAACATTTCGCATGATTTGAAAACGCCTCTTACCGTTGTGCTCGGTTACAGCGAAACGCTGCTTCACCGTACGGAGCTTACCGAAGCCGAACGGGCGGCGATGACCGCCAAGCTGCATGACAAAACGCAAGAGGTGCTGCGCCTGATTCTTTCCTTTTTTAACCTGGCCAAGCTGGAGTCGGGGGATGTGGAGTTGACTATGGACCGGGTCAATGCCAGCGAGCTGTGCCGATTGAAGGTGCTTTCGTTTTACGAGTTGTTGACGAACTTGGAAATACAGGTCGAGCTGTCCATTCCCGATGAGGACGTGTTCGTCAGAGCCAACGAAGAGGCCCTTGAACGTGTGCTCGATAATCTCGTGACCAATGCCATGAAATACGGGGCAGACGGCAAAGTGCTCGGTCTGTCGGTCGATAAGCAGGAAAACGGAACGGTCGTTATCAGCGTCCGCGATCAGGGAAGAGGCATTCCCGAACGGGAGCACGATCACGTATTTGAGCGAATGTACACGCTGGAAGATTCCCGAAACCGGCTCTATCAGGGAAGCGGTCTCGGCTTGACCATCACCAAACGGCTTGTGGAGCGCATGGGCGGAAGCATCGGTTTGCACAGCGTTCCGTATGAGGAAACCGTATTTTCCGTTTGCTTGCAGGGCGGTTAG
- a CDS encoding DedA family protein, with protein MELAKEFIGQYGYFAIYGLLALGVIGMPIPDEVMMTFVGYLASISVLNYSASIVVSFGGAFTGGLLSYTIGKKAGRPLVEKYGKWIGVNPKRLIRVETWFQKYGYWSIILGYFIPGIRHLMCCFSGISRMAFGRYVVVSGIGAFIWCVVFISIGFYVGVIT; from the coding sequence ATGGAGTTAGCAAAAGAGTTTATCGGCCAGTACGGCTACTTTGCCATTTACGGACTGCTGGCCCTTGGCGTCATCGGCATGCCAATCCCGGATGAGGTGATGATGACCTTTGTCGGTTATCTCGCCTCGATCTCGGTCTTGAATTATTCCGCATCCATCGTTGTCAGCTTTGGAGGGGCCTTTACCGGCGGGCTGCTCAGCTACACCATCGGCAAAAAAGCAGGCAGGCCCTTGGTGGAAAAGTACGGCAAATGGATCGGCGTTAACCCCAAACGTTTGATCAGGGTAGAGACCTGGTTTCAGAAATATGGATACTGGTCGATCATTCTTGGATACTTCATTCCCGGCATTCGCCATTTGATGTGCTGCTTCTCGGGAATAAGCCGTATGGCCTTTGGAAGATATGTTGTCGTATCCGGCATTGGTGCGTTCATATGGTGCGTGGTGTTTATTTCGATCGGATTTTACGTAGGCGTCATTACTTGA
- a CDS encoding transcriptional regulator, with protein sequence MAIGFEETYEKWLQSLLAGETNPRRRTRIENGLEHDTLEFLRNVWFPAVGSFRHLQPEGEVRDFHNGYRYLDLAYLPGNGVKGGIEIQGNGPHARDLDVRRFKDLCWRHCLLTLDGWTFLPIAYLSIKDEPKRCQQLVLAFIGKFAATEVPLALNWVEAETVRFARRLLRPFTPAELAAHLRVTDQHARRILHSMVDQQVLEVANGQERYRTYMLRT encoded by the coding sequence ATGGCCATTGGTTTTGAGGAAACCTATGAGAAATGGTTACAATCGTTGTTGGCCGGAGAGACCAACCCGAGAAGGAGGACAAGAATTGAAAACGGTCTGGAACATGACACGTTGGAGTTTTTACGCAATGTCTGGTTTCCGGCTGTTGGAAGCTTCAGACACTTGCAGCCTGAAGGGGAGGTACGCGACTTTCACAACGGTTATCGATATCTCGATTTGGCCTACCTGCCCGGTAACGGTGTCAAAGGGGGCATCGAAATCCAGGGAAATGGACCTCATGCCCGCGATCTGGACGTTCGCCGTTTTAAGGATTTATGCTGGAGGCATTGTCTGCTCACACTAGATGGTTGGACCTTTCTACCGATTGCGTATCTCTCCATTAAGGACGAACCTAAACGGTGCCAACAGCTGGTGCTGGCGTTTATCGGCAAATTTGCAGCGACCGAGGTACCCTTGGCGCTGAATTGGGTCGAAGCAGAAACCGTGCGGTTTGCCAGACGTTTGCTGCGTCCCTTTACGCCGGCTGAGTTGGCTGCCCATTTGAGAGTGACCGACCAGCATGCGCGCCGAATTCTGCACAGTATGGTGGATCAACAGGTTCTGGAAGTAGCCAACGGCCAGGAAAGGTACCGTACCTATATGTTACGAACCTGA
- a CDS encoding response regulator transcription factor yields MPAYRLLLVEDDRSISEMVGPYLENEGYEVHYAYDGLEAEKLFMDRQKDFDLVILDLMLPHQNGMDVLQAIRAVSLVPVLILSAKDGDVDKALGLGFGADDYVAKPFSLIELTARIKAAIRRANYAGAQAPAATEKSKSERISIGGLVIDLETYEVERDGIPVKLTSKEFGILKLLAAHPGKVYTKAQIYASVWEDMYYGDENIINVHMRRLREKVEADPSEPQYIKTLWGIGYKLEVGQG; encoded by the coding sequence GTGCCGGCTTATCGATTGCTGCTAGTAGAGGATGATCGCTCGATTAGCGAGATGGTGGGACCTTATTTGGAAAATGAGGGCTATGAGGTGCACTATGCATATGACGGACTGGAGGCGGAGAAGTTGTTTATGGATCGGCAGAAGGATTTCGATCTGGTCATTCTTGACCTCATGCTGCCGCATCAAAACGGGATGGATGTTCTTCAGGCCATCCGCGCCGTTAGTTTGGTACCCGTGTTGATTTTATCTGCCAAGGATGGAGACGTGGACAAGGCGCTTGGTTTGGGATTCGGCGCTGACGATTATGTGGCGAAGCCGTTTTCGCTTATCGAACTGACTGCCCGGATCAAAGCGGCGATTCGCCGGGCCAACTATGCCGGAGCGCAGGCGCCGGCCGCAACCGAAAAATCAAAATCGGAACGCATTTCCATCGGCGGGCTTGTCATTGATCTGGAAACGTATGAAGTAGAACGCGACGGCATACCTGTAAAGCTGACATCCAAGGAATTCGGCATTTTGAAACTGCTCGCTGCCCATCCGGGCAAAGTGTATACAAAGGCTCAAATCTACGCTTCGGTGTGGGAGGACATGTACTATGGCGATGAAAATATCATCAATGTGCACATGCGCCGTTTGCGGGAGAAGGTAGAGGCCGACCCGTCTGAGCCCCAATATATTAAAACGCTGTGGGGCATCGGATACAAACTGGAGGTGGGGCAGGGGTGA
- a CDS encoding ATP-binding cassette domain-containing protein, which yields MTYIARTISVTKAYEGSEAVTNVSLNIKQGEIYGLLGPNGAGKTTLMKMLTNLVKPTGGEIELFGEKLTPSSYEVLKRMGSIIEYPVFYDKLSARENLELHCEYMGFHNKQVIGSMMETVGLKDTGNKPVRDFSLGMKQRLGIARALITTPELLILDEPINGLDPIGIKELRELFKMLRSEYRITLIISSHILGEIEQMADTVGVIRRGRLIEEVSMEEIRTTHGEYIELQVVDASRAAYVMEHELKLNNYKLLNERTLRVYDPGLSPADLTTGLVRHDVAIESVFKRAHSLEEHFINLVKGDDDVA from the coding sequence ATGACATATATTGCGCGCACGATTAGCGTGACCAAAGCTTATGAAGGATCAGAGGCCGTAACCAATGTCAGCCTGAATATCAAACAGGGCGAAATTTACGGGCTGCTGGGTCCGAACGGGGCAGGCAAAACAACACTGATGAAAATGTTGACCAATCTCGTGAAACCGACGGGCGGCGAAATCGAACTGTTCGGGGAAAAGTTGACCCCATCTTCGTATGAAGTTCTCAAACGTATGGGCAGCATCATCGAATATCCTGTTTTCTACGACAAGCTTTCCGCAAGGGAAAACCTGGAGCTGCATTGCGAATACATGGGATTTCACAACAAACAGGTTATTGGCAGCATGATGGAGACGGTGGGCCTGAAAGATACGGGTAATAAGCCGGTCCGGGATTTCTCGCTGGGCATGAAACAACGGTTAGGCATAGCGAGAGCGCTGATCACCACACCTGAACTCCTTATTCTGGACGAACCGATCAACGGTCTTGATCCGATCGGCATCAAGGAACTGCGCGAGTTGTTCAAGATGCTTCGTTCGGAATACCGGATTACGCTGATCATCTCCAGCCACATCCTCGGCGAGATCGAACAGATGGCAGACACGGTCGGCGTCATTCGACGCGGGCGGCTGATCGAGGAAGTGTCGATGGAGGAAATTCGCACCACGCATGGGGAGTACATTGAATTGCAGGTCGTCGATGCCAGCAGGGCGGCTTACGTGATGGAACACGAGTTGAAGCTGAACAATTACAAGCTGTTGAATGAGCGCACTTTGCGCGTGTACGATCCGGGCCTGTCCCCGGCAGACCTGACAACCGGGTTAGTCCGGCATGACGTGGCGATTGAATCGGTCTTCAAACGGGCACACTCTTTGGAGGAGCACTTCATCAACTTGGTAAAGGGGGATGATGACGTTGCTTAA
- a CDS encoding HAMP domain-containing sensor histidine kinase encodes MRRNGITIKLFLIMAGFLILLYGTTMVAQLAWFPDFYQHQKISSVKKKLANFERQYAAGGWSDMQLAKETGRFMRQSQSHLVILTKTGKLVNDPFHVTLQLEDGSKIKVSLSLFINSENAGWIATHLRFGKPLTVTGPASAAQDDTMVYPFKIRDDSSTVWGIEDFQELGEPVQDWKGVITEVVLPNLSTWSQRQGLLVQALDSRFPLSTEDQLSLADGKMISEEWTDSWSGVRNVITIAAVHSSNGSPNQLLFSLTSLQEMREAGEATQLFYAYFGIAAVVLIVFLSLLLSRIVTKPLLSLNHVAKKMSTLDFTVRSPIRRNDEIGSLSDSLNALSTTLDQTLKELRQANSQMRSDMEMKQRIEKRQREFFADASHELKTPLSIIKGYSEGLKDGVSESKKERYIEIIADEAAKMETMVEEMLDLVRLESQAIKLTMGAVDLVDMVEDIAGRLGPQLKEKHLDVVLAATTEQTVEGDRGKLEQVIYNMLMNAIRHAVPKTDIMIEINRLEGRVRISIENKGESISEADRQYIWERFYRVERSRNRKMGGTGLGLAIAKQILDLHGCSYGVENTPDGVRFYIIFPND; translated from the coding sequence ATGAGACGCAACGGCATTACGATCAAGCTGTTTCTGATCATGGCGGGCTTTCTTATTCTTTTATACGGAACGACGATGGTTGCCCAACTGGCCTGGTTTCCCGATTTTTATCAGCATCAGAAGATCAGCAGCGTCAAGAAAAAACTCGCCAACTTCGAACGCCAATATGCAGCGGGCGGATGGAGCGACATGCAGCTGGCAAAGGAAACGGGGAGATTCATGCGACAAAGCCAGTCGCATCTCGTCATCCTGACGAAGACCGGCAAACTGGTAAATGATCCTTTTCACGTTACCCTGCAACTGGAGGACGGAAGCAAGATCAAAGTATCTTTGTCGTTGTTCATCAACAGCGAAAATGCCGGATGGATTGCCACGCACCTGAGATTCGGGAAGCCGTTGACCGTGACGGGTCCGGCGAGTGCCGCCCAGGACGATACGATGGTCTATCCTTTCAAGATCAGGGATGACAGTTCCACCGTGTGGGGGATTGAGGATTTTCAGGAATTGGGGGAGCCCGTTCAAGATTGGAAAGGCGTCATTACGGAAGTGGTTCTTCCGAATCTGTCCACCTGGAGCCAGCGGCAGGGTTTGCTGGTGCAGGCACTGGACAGTCGCTTTCCCTTGTCGACGGAAGATCAGCTCAGCCTGGCAGATGGGAAAATGATCAGTGAGGAATGGACCGACAGCTGGAGCGGCGTGCGCAATGTTATCACCATCGCTGCCGTGCACAGCAGCAACGGTTCCCCAAACCAATTGTTGTTTTCGTTGACCTCTTTGCAGGAAATGAGAGAGGCCGGCGAAGCAACGCAGTTGTTCTATGCCTATTTCGGAATTGCAGCCGTCGTGTTGATTGTGTTCCTGTCCCTGTTATTATCCCGGATTGTTACGAAACCGCTGCTTTCGCTGAACCATGTGGCCAAAAAAATGTCCACGCTGGATTTCACCGTACGGTCGCCCATCCGGCGCAACGATGAAATCGGCAGCCTGTCCGATAGTCTGAACGCGTTATCGACAACGCTGGACCAGACGCTTAAGGAACTGCGGCAGGCCAACAGCCAAATGCGATCGGACATGGAAATGAAGCAGCGTATCGAAAAGCGGCAGCGGGAGTTTTTCGCCGATGCGTCCCATGAGCTCAAAACGCCGCTTAGCATCATCAAAGGGTATTCTGAAGGCCTTAAGGATGGTGTGAGCGAAAGCAAAAAAGAACGCTACATCGAAATCATCGCCGATGAGGCCGCCAAGATGGAGACGATGGTGGAAGAGATGCTTGATCTCGTTCGGCTGGAATCGCAAGCGATCAAGTTAACGATGGGAGCGGTCGACCTTGTGGACATGGTTGAAGATATTGCCGGGCGGCTTGGCCCGCAGCTGAAAGAAAAACATTTGGACGTGGTGCTGGCTGCCACAACGGAACAGACGGTGGAAGGGGATCGCGGCAAACTGGAGCAAGTCATATACAACATGTTGATGAACGCGATCCGCCATGCCGTGCCGAAAACCGATATTATGATTGAAATCAACAGGCTTGAAGGCCGGGTGCGCATTTCCATCGAGAACAAAGGAGAAAGCATTTCGGAAGCCGATCGCCAATATATTTGGGAGAGGTTCTACCGCGTGGAGCGCTCCCGCAATCGCAAAATGGGCGGGACCGGTCTGGGTCTGGCCATTGCGAAGCAAATTCTTGACCTGCACGGATGCAGCTACGGCGTGGAAAACACGCCTGATGGAGTTCGTTTTTATATTATTTTTCCTAATGATTAG
- the pssA gene encoding CDP-diacylglycerol--serine O-phosphatidyltransferase gives MKALPSILTLGNLASGMLAIIMAIHGEFALAVTMIWVAMFFDLFDGFAARKLHCEGDFGKALDSLADVVSFGTAPVLILYLNSMGSVGVLGMALTALFPVCGALRLARYNCQKTATNGFVGMPITFAGGLMSFFALWSPYFTHGVAYLVIVVLSALMVSQIRFPSLKQVLAPQERRISWNRSKR, from the coding sequence ATGAAAGCTTTACCGTCCATTTTAACGCTGGGCAATCTGGCTTCGGGCATGCTGGCGATCATCATGGCCATTCATGGCGAATTCGCGCTGGCGGTTACGATGATTTGGGTTGCGATGTTTTTTGACCTGTTTGACGGTTTTGCCGCACGTAAACTGCATTGTGAGGGCGACTTCGGCAAAGCGCTGGATTCTCTGGCGGATGTCGTATCCTTCGGGACAGCCCCGGTGCTGATTTTATATTTGAATTCCATGGGCAGCGTGGGTGTGCTGGGCATGGCACTGACGGCATTGTTCCCGGTATGCGGTGCGCTTCGTTTGGCGCGTTACAATTGCCAGAAGACGGCAACGAACGGTTTTGTCGGCATGCCGATTACGTTTGCGGGCGGGTTGATGTCCTTTTTCGCCCTCTGGAGTCCGTATTTTACGCATGGTGTCGCTTACCTGGTTATTGTCGTTTTATCCGCACTAATGGTTAGCCAAATTCGTTTTCCATCATTGAAACAGGTGTTAGCCCCGCAAGAGAGAAGGATCTCGTGGAATCGAAGCAAGAGGTAA
- a CDS encoding response regulator transcription factor, which produces MVRTVLLVEDESRIREIVADYFIKEQWNVIEAENGVEASELFELHQVDLVILDVLMPEMDGWTLCGHIRSKSTVPIIMLTAKSEDDDKIHGFHLGVDDYVTKPFSPRVLVARAETLMKRVEGALSREQGVIRFGEAVLDPWARRLEKNGAEIELAPKEYELLLYMARNQGIVLSRDAILNRVWGFDFDGDSRVVDTHIKKLRSKLGDEARCIRTVIGTGYRFEAEV; this is translated from the coding sequence ATGGTCAGAACAGTGCTTCTGGTGGAAGACGAGAGCCGCATTCGCGAGATTGTGGCCGATTATTTCATAAAAGAACAATGGAACGTGATCGAAGCGGAGAACGGCGTTGAAGCTTCGGAATTGTTTGAACTTCACCAGGTGGACCTTGTCATTCTCGACGTACTGATGCCGGAAATGGACGGTTGGACGTTATGCGGGCATATTCGTTCCAAATCGACCGTACCTATTATCATGCTGACGGCAAAGTCAGAGGATGATGACAAAATTCATGGCTTCCATCTTGGCGTGGACGATTATGTGACTAAACCTTTTAGCCCACGCGTGCTGGTCGCACGGGCAGAGACGCTAATGAAACGGGTGGAAGGCGCGCTCAGCAGGGAGCAGGGCGTCATTCGTTTCGGCGAAGCCGTGTTGGACCCATGGGCAAGAAGGCTGGAGAAGAACGGGGCGGAGATCGAGCTTGCGCCCAAAGAATATGAATTGCTGCTCTACATGGCACGCAATCAAGGCATCGTGTTATCCCGTGACGCCATATTAAATCGGGTATGGGGATTCGATTTCGACGGTGATTCCCGGGTGGTGGATACCCATATCAAGAAGCTGCGCAGCAAGCTTGGGGACGAAGCGAGATGCATCCGGACCGTCATCGGCACCGGATACCGGTTCGAGGCGGAGGTATGA